A stretch of Komagataella phaffii GS115 chromosome 2, complete sequence DNA encodes these proteins:
- a CDS encoding Protein implicated in Mms22-dependent DNA repair during S phase encodes MKAKLFKDSSFLIVESASLSMEEAYRLQDALIENGCDQNSIVVEKHDLTDSILNSGTIIANDIDFEGYDLAENKLIPVVTSKWCYDSIRNGRLNTYKQYSPNPALFFKDVFLCISDIPPGDKEAVISGVLAFGGQCMDELTKFTTHLVTTDNDDPKCTVANHYNSTINANNEEEIPIKIVLPHWINDCLRLKRRIDESPYLFPNPRFLQYSEINDSSSVHHIEQRLNDEANNRLKLPRTISDFKEFGNESDDFLVGKCFFFYNDLNLSSFILSTIQEMITNNGGKITTNISEANCVVCHYRKGPVYIEASTKDIPVGNLNWLYWMFSHHQWISPLEKLLHYPYVFGKLPGFEKFVISVTNFTGDARLYVHQLVTLMGGEFTRTLSQKNTHLIVSKPQGLKYEVARTWKDIKLVNHLWLEECYRNWKVLNDKDPVYVHFPKETNLTQILGSTSLDKKVLKQFYEKKTNKPKKTSERKTKKEKLSQTQSSEIRQVDSALSVAQDEIQTEISQNSSPDGIERSNQRESQPSITQDSMTSTFSDSNKKSPRVQKEDTKKQTIEPKLKEKNGESHKKIPPVKRPLLNVTPEKENFQPQDSELSKGSFNHKLSPENNSHNQAISSQQSRTSIVTVKSHSATESGIASSPPAPSAARTSSRKAKSKAAAKLHDDMEDLNLFQKQSKRKNLNYDVSDGDLKRAKIVQDSAVVETEVILPSKYSLHAITTGCTITLSKVHLKKLSTVGIKIVDNPSSKVNCIISPSIMRTEKFLITLSKSPNLLLHESFLLSVLQAKQEQDLPELEEYSIGHHIDFKNPKVRELFVAPELGNENIVKLASASNASKLFDSFNFNISSSLPAKSVVISRILESFGAAGVKTLSSKKPLTEKDVKGLLKSSDNAYYIICLSEDKILQESISQVLTKQDENYKMVEWNWVIRCIFNLQVLLKDEDYIITERMK; translated from the coding sequence ATGAAGGCaaaactgttcaaagacTCGTCTTTTCTCATAGTTGAATCGGCATCGCTGTCGATGGAAGAGGCCTATCGACTACAGGATGCTCTCATTGAAAATGGGTGTGATCAGAACTCAATTGTGGTTGAAAAACACGATCTGACAGATTCAATCTTGAACTCAGGAACCATCATTGCAAACGACATTGATTTCGAAGGGTATGACTTAGCGGAGAACAAACTGATACCTGTTGTTACTAGCAAGTGGTGTTATGATTCTATTCGTAATGGCCGCCTGAATACCTACAAACAATACTCTCCCAACCCAGcactcttcttcaaagacgTTTTCTTGTGTATATCTGATATTCCTCCTGGGGACAAAGAGGCAGTCATCAGTGGAGTCTTGGCTTTTGGTGGACAGTGCATGGACGAACTAACCAAGTTTACAACCCATTTAGTGACAACAGACAATGATGATCCTAAATGCACCGTCGCTAATCACTACAATTCTACTATAAATGCTAACAACGAAGAGGAGATACCGATTAAGATCGTTTTACCGCACTGGATCAATGATTGCCTAAGATTAAAGAGACGGATAGATGAGTCTCCCTATTTGTTTCCCAACCCGAGGTTTTTACAATATTCTGAGATCAATGATTCGTCATCTGTTCACCATATAGAGCAACGACTCAATGACGAAGCGAATAACAGGCTGAAGCTTCCAAGAACAATAAGTGATTTTAAAGAGTTTGGTAATGAATCTGATGACTTTCTGGTTGGAaaatgtttcttcttctacaACGATTTGAACCTCTCAAGTTTTATCCTTTCGACAATTCAAGAAATGATCACTAACAACGGAGGAAAAATTACAACCAATATTTCGGAGGCCAATTGCGTAGTATGCCATTATAGAAAGGGACCTGTTTATATTGAGGCTAGCACGAAGGATATACCAGTAGGCAATTTGAATTGGCTCTATTGGATGTTTTCGCATCATCAATGGATATCTCCACTAGAGAAGCTGCTCCATTACCCATATGTCTTTGGAAAGCTTCCAGGGTTCGAAAAATTTGTAATAAGCGTGACTAATTTTACGGGTGATGCTAGATTGTATGTTCATCAACTGGTAACGTTAATGGGCGGCGAATTTACAAGAACATTATCCCAAAAAAACACGCATTTAATTGTGTCAAAACCGCAAGGATTAAAATATGAGGTTGCGCGTACTTGGAAAGACATCAAATTGGTTAACCACCTTTGGTTAGAGGAATGCTATCGTAATTGGAAAGTTCTCAATGACAAAGATCCTGTTTACGTGCATTTCCCTAAAGAAACCAACTTGACACAAATTCTAGGAAGTACATCTTTGGATAAAAAGGTGTTGAAGCAGTTttatgaaaagaaaacaaataAACCCAAAAAGACATCAGAACgaaagacaaagaaagagaaactaTCTCAAACTCAGTCAAGTGAGATCCGACAAGTAGATAGTGCTCTCTCTGTAGCTCAGGATGAAATACAAACCGAGATATCACAAAACTCTTCGCCTGATGGCATTGAACGAAGTAATCAGAGAGAAAGCCAACCATCGATTACGCAGGACAGCATGACTTCGACCTTTTCGGACAGCAACAAAAAGTCACCTCGAGTTCAGAAAGAAGATACCAAGAAACAAACAATTGAGCCCaaactgaaggaaaaaaatggcGAGTCACATAAGAAAATACCACCAGTTAAGCGGCCCTTATTGAACGTGACGCcagagaaagagaactTTCAGCCTCAAGATTCTGAATTGTCGAAGGGAAGCTTCAACCACAAGTTATCACCTGAAAACAACTCACATAATCAAGCTATATCATCCCAACAATCAAGAACAAGTATCGTAACCGTCAAGTCACATAGTGCCACTGAATCTGGCATTGCTAGCTCACCACCTGCACCATCTGCTGCAAGGACTTCATCACGAAAAGCGAAATCCAAAGCCGCGGCGAAGCTTCACGACGATATGGAAGACTTGAATTTATTCCAGAAGCAATCCAAGCGTAAGAACCTTAACTATGATGTTTCGGATGGGGACCTGAAACGTGCCAAAATTGTGCAAGATAGCGCTGTCGTTGAAACAGAAGTAATACTACCTTCGAAGTATTCTTTACATGCGATTACAACTGGATGTACAATTACACTTTCGAAAGTTCACCTGAAAAAACTTTCCACAGTTGGAATCAAGATTGTAGATAATCCATCATCCAAAGTCAATTGCATTATAAGTCCAAGCATAATGAGGACCGAGAAATTCCTAATAACACTATCAAAGTCGCCAAACCTGTTACTTCATGAGAGCTTCCTGTTGTCCGTGTTGCAGGCAAAACAGGAACAAGATCTACCCGAACTGGAAGAGTACAGTATAGGACATCAcattgatttcaagaatCCAAAAGTACGAGAGTTGTTTGTTGCCCCAGAACTGGGTAACGAGAATATCGTTAAATTGGCCAGTGCTAGCAACGCGTCAAAGCTTTTTGACagcttcaatttcaacatttcATCATCGCTACCAGCTAAAAGTGTAGTGATTTCTCGGATATTGGAGTCATTTGGAGCCGCGGGAGTAAAGACCCTTTCGAGCAAGAAGCCGCTAACGGAGAAAGATGTCAAAGGATTGCTGAAGTCGTCAGATAATGCGTACTACATAATCTGTCTTTCCGAAGATAAGATACTACAGGAGAGCATTTCCCAGGTCCTGACTAAACAAGATGAAAACTATAAGATGGTAGAATGGAATTGGGTTATCCGATGCATCTTCAACCTGCAAGTTTTATTGAAGGATGAGGACTATATTATCACGGAAAGGATGAAATAG
- a CDS encoding Peripheral membrane protein required for vesicular transport between ER and Golgi, whose product MSEAEQLIAKADKKCAPVSGFASFFSGSGSYRFEEAADLYTQAANLYRIQRKSNKAGHVFEKAADAQIKADSKDEAANSLIEAYKCYKLDAPSDAARCLNKAVEFFALKGQFRRGANFKAELAELYETKMADPKHAILAYEEAGEWYRGDSAEALANKCYVKAADLSCSDEVQDFLKAAESYERIAKESLNNSLAKWSLKDYFFKAILCRLALNDYPSASALLERFVSWDPTFEKTREYEFALKLVDGLKEGDPDIIASASHEYDQISRLDNFKVKILNKIKNNIRDSDDLAEDDLT is encoded by the exons ATGTCTGAGGCAGAGCAACTTATAGCAAAG GCTGACAAGAAATGCGCCCCGGTTAGTGGGTTTGCCTCATTTTTTTCCGGCTCAGGATCCTATAGGTTCGAGGAAGCTGCTGACTTGTACACTCAAGCGGCAAATCTGTAcagaattcaaagaaagagcaaTAAAGCCGGCCATGTTTTCGAAAAAGCTGCAGATGCTCAAATTAAAGctgattccaaagatgagGCTGCTAATTCATTGATTGAAGCCTACAAGTGTTACAAACTGGATGCACCATCAGACGCGGCCAGATGTCTCAACAAGGCAGTCGAGTTTTTTGCCCTGAAGGGCCAGTTCCGAAGAGGAGCTAACTTCAAGGCTGAACTAGCAGAATTATATGAAACTAAAATGGCAGACCCTAAGCACGCTATTTTGGCCTATGAAGAAGCAGGCGAGTGGTACAGGGGAGACTCCGCAGAGGCTCTAGCCAACAAATGCTACGTTAAAGCTGCCGATTTGTCATGTTCAGATGAAGTAcaagattttttgaaagcagcTGAAAGCTATGAGAGAATTGCCAAGGAGTCGTTGAACAATTCGTTAGCCAAGTGGTCTCTGAAAGATTATTTTTTTAAGGCCATCCTATGTCGTCTAGCCTTGAATGATTACCCTAGTGCCTCTGCATTGTTAGAGAGGTTTGTTTCCTGGGACCCAACGTTTGAGAAAACGAGGGAATATGAATTTGCTCTTAAATTGGTTGATGGTCTCAAAGAAGGTGATCCAGATATAATAGCTTCTGCTTCCCATGAATACGACCAAATCAGTAGGCTGGATAACTTCAAAGtgaaaatcttgaacaAAATAAAGAACAACATTAGAGACTCTGATGACTTGGCTGAAGATGATTTAACCTAG
- a CDS encoding Protein serine/threonine kinase required for vesicle formation in autophagy, which yields MPDRKIGDYVVGAEIGRGSFANVYKGYNSKTQVSVAIKSVIKSRLRNKKLIENLEVEISILKNLKHPHVVALLDCEQSKHYFHLLMEYCSLGDLSYFITKREELISNHPLITGVFKKYPSPENSKGLNEVITINFVQQLASALKFLRSQNLVHRDIKPQNLLLSPPVSREVFEDRKYTGLWELPVLKIADFGFARFLPATSMAETLCGSPLYMAPEILRYEKYNAKADLWSVGAVVYEMSVGTPPFPAHNHVELLRNIERQKDKISFPKVAQVPPEIIQLICGLLKQQATERMSFQEFFNDPVITTKLQPCSDEPLLPQNQHIDENLFISEYLPRNSITDKNINNNITNIAKNGVEEALLEEEDEEEDQDQLPSKNDNIQHMEPDSSMLLNKTTQKQTEVQSQPRRELVSEKDYVVVEKRAVEVNALADELEHAGSGALAMQLTNNVGTPYTRRYSSSSRSSSTGSNQRRPSFGDRKVPISISPTNALSKAINIASNRLFKQPSPPKATPVLLEEKDKDKNTERLTSTVFNQNMLNSTTTREITRPLHSLTITSSTSDEEIIQRLSNLTTKAYAIKLLAEIKFSQLAPLPPSNETAVFDNYGDDEGTQSGYNNEPLSPILIKTIGEEGIALYVKTLFLLSKAMNIAMEWWRLNSLSRPASPKLNDLVQWIRGKFNESLEKAEFIKLKLQNAKEQLEESESDTDKTVVAEKLIFDRAIEISRIAVVNELKNDDLVGTELSYATAIWMLEALLEPDDTEESKLDDEDRKMIEKFISSIGNRLSVLRKKIESTSQETRK from the coding sequence ATGCCTGACAGAAAGATTGGCGACTATGTGGTAGGTGCTGAGATAGGTCGTGGTTCCTTTGCTAACGTGTACAAGGGCTACAATAGTAAGACCCAAGTCTCAGTGGCCATCAAATCAGTCATTAAATCCAGGTTACGAAATAAGAAACTTATTGAGAACTTGGAGGTAGAGATCTCTATTTTAAAGAACTTAAAGCATCCACATGTTGTTGCTCTATTGGATTGTGAGCAATCAAAACATTATTTCCATCTATTAATGGAGTATTGCTCCTTGGGAGATTTATCCTATTTTATAACTAAGAGAGAAGAATTGATCTCCAACCATCCATTGATAACCGGGGTGTTCAAGAAGTATCCATCTCCGGAGAATAGCAAAGGCCTGAACGAAGTCATAACAATCAACTTCGTACAGCAGTTGGCCTCGGCTCTCAAGTTTTTGCGGTCCCAGAACCTGGTACACAGAGATATCAAACCCCAGAACCTGCTACTTTCACCTCCGGTTTCTCGAGAGGTCTTTGAGGATCGTAAATACACTGGGTTGTGGGAGTTACCAGTGCTGAAGATCGcagattttggttttgCCCGTTTCCTTCCTGCCACATCGATGGCAGAGACCCTCTGTGGATCTCCTTTATACATGGCTCCAGAAATCCTACGATATGAGAAGTACAATGCCAAAGCAGACCTATGGTCTGTCGGTGCTGTCGTTTACGAAATGAGTGTTGGGACACCTCCATTTCCTGCCCATAACCATGTGGAACTATTGCGCAATATCGAAAGACAGAAGGACAAGATCAGCTTCCCCAAAGTTGCTCAAGTACCTCCAGAGATTATACAATTGATTTGTGGTTTGTTGAAACAACAAGCTACTGAGAGAATGTCGTTCCAGGAGTTTTTTAACGATCCAGTGATCACGACCAAACTTCAACCTTGTAGCGACGAACCTCTCTTACCTCAGAACCAACACATCGACGAGAATTTGTTCATTAGCGAGTATCTACCACGGAACTCAATCACAGATAAAAACAtaaacaacaacatcacTAATATTGCAAAGAATGGAGTGGAAGAAGCCCTCCTTGAGGAAGAGgacgaagaggaagacCAAGATCAACTGCCTAGTAAGAACGATAATATACAACACATGGAACCAGACTCGTCGATGCTACTCAACAAAACTACTCAGAAACAGACGGAAGTACAATCGCAACCTCGCCGGGAATTGGTCTCGGAGAAAGATTACGTGGTCGTGGAGAAACGTGCTGTTGAGGTCAATGCTTTAGCTGATGAATTGGAGCATGCTGGATCTGGTGCCTTAGCTATGCAATTAACCAATAATGTTGGTACTCCATATACTAGAAGATATTCATCCTCCTCTAGGTCTTCGTCTACTGGttccaatcaaagaagaccAAGCTTCGGAGATCGGAAAGTGCCTATTTCAATTAGCCCCACGAACGCTCTTTCAAAGGCTATTAACATTGCGTCGAATAGGTTATTCAAGCAGCCTTCGCCGCCAAAGGCTACACCAGtgttgttggaagaaaaagacaaaGACAAGAACACTGAAAGACTGACATCTACTGTTTTTAACCAGAATATGCTCAATTCGACTACAACAAGAGAAATCACTCGTCCATTGCACTCTTTGACTATTacatcatcaacttcagaTGAGGagattattcaaagattaAGTAACCTTACGACTAAAGCTTATGCCATCAAATTACTAGCtgaaatcaagttcagtCAACTGGCACCGTTACCTCCTTCTAATGAAACAGCTGTTTTTGATAATTACGGAGACGATGAGGGTACTCAGTCAGGGTACAACAATGAACCTTTATCGCCCATACTTATAAAAACAATTGGTGAGGAAGGAATTGCGTTGTATGTTAAAACATTATTCTTATTGTCAAAGGCAATGAACATTGCCATGGAGTGGTGGAGATTGAATTCTTTAAGTAGACCAGCATCACCCAAATTGAACGATTTAGTTCAATGGATTAGGGGTAAATTTAACGAATCACTTGAAAAAGCAGAGTTTATCAAACTCAAGTTACAGAATGCCAAAGAACAACTAGAGGAAAGTGAGTCGGACACTGACAAAACTGTTGTGGCTGAGAAGTTGATATTTGATCGTGCCATCGAAATCAGCCGAATCGCGGTAGTAAATGAGTTGAAGAACGATGATTTGGTAGGCACTGAACTATCGTATGCTACGGCTATCTGGATGCTGGAAGCATTGTTGGAACCGGATGATACTGAGGAATCCAAActtgatgatgaggatcGAAAGATGATTGAGAAGTTTATTTCCAGTATCGGCAATAGATTGAGCGTCCTACGAAAGAAAATCGAAAGTACGAGCCAAGAAACTCGGAAGTAA
- a CDS encoding Upstream serine/threonine kinase for the SNF1 complex, which translates to MHPFLEDRSSASKQNSSRQSPSKRSNTPRKSYSREFLHKVTDSFNRLASPLASQNTSRSNSTTSLNKHFQVHDNHHHDALNNFLSVSIKKLLDTTHSDSSTASNATTMGTTPSLNKDEKTYFDKELDSSISLNKVKETNHVFLEYDPVSKRKKLNTYELLKDLGRGQHGKVKLARDTTTNALVAIKIVDRKSKPSLGKVHTNTEEKVKREIAIMKKCDHPHVVKLIEVLDDATSKKIYMVLEYLEKGEIKWSKKDDVTGELRPYLKFHEARQVFRDVVSGLEYLHYQGVIHRDIKPGNLLVSNSNIVKISDFGISYASSLESNTEYELAKTAGTPAFMAPELCSTNGYKTDTKVTHKIDIWALGVTLYCLLFGTLPFYGDSEYLLFEAINKEELKFPPAHKSYMTDEEFEMSRDLLERLLRKDPERRIDIPEIKKHRFFTWGLSRIDSKLYSSNFNCNKKIAVSNEEVDDAVIGIRNRIKHKLQKALKLAGLSSVSGSSTASNSSSQIKVTRKSQPRPSSHIKFLSMETSQNEPVLSEVQKEPETIVPITSWPPASHYKRDSISASILSKERSGSIDSSSTAPVETRALANGDVYVDCNPRAVSHLSDIVSKDMERRLSVMSNSNGSTHGTNNATHSEPVDMVFSRSNIPTDQGASASAMNIPESSSDDSLDCFDGSPSSFHPTDNNAEAGSLHTASSKSILSVPENLKAFALESSHGRGKINNKFSFGEDESSSQSSDSDSSAHSESEEDDDDGELTLVLGPKRDMPPFLRRRIASHESTLPTVGNMPKEQAIKNVDQDIANACSPVQSSSDIPRSELDPFVVLNTENNHAEVQQPSKERTTRAHVVSPLSKDAPLSPKANTSAHLAPKISYNPRLYRNHYNKEFFVTPYQSDAFHYNADEKRSNQNPCAATSSHNDNNDRFRSRNNSITVGILQRGNSKDDSI; encoded by the coding sequence ATGCACCCTTTCCTTGAGGATCGTTCAAGCGCCTCCAAGCAAAACTCCTCTAGGCAAAGCCCTTCCAAACGTAGCAACACGCCACGCAAATCATATTCTCGTGAGTTTCTCCACAAAGTGACggattctttcaacagacTTGCCTCACCTTTGGCGTCTCAGAATACCTCCAGATCGAATAGCACAACTTCTCTCAATAAACACTTCCAGGTTCACGATAACCACCATCACGATGCATTGAATAATTTCTTAAGCGTCTCCATAAAGAAGCTGTTAGACACAACACACTCAGATTCCTCCACAGCCTCCAATGCTACGACAATGGGTACAACACCTTCCTTGAATAAAGACGAGAAAACTTATTTTGACAAAGAGCTGGACTCTTCTATCTCGTTGAACAAGGTCAAGGAGACTAACCATGTTTTTCTAGAGTATGATCCTGTTagcaagagaaagaaattaaacACTTATGAATTGCTCAAGGACCTGGGCCGTGGTCAGCATGGTAAAGTCAAGTTAGCCAGAGATACAACTACTAATGCTTTGGTGGCTATAAAAATTGTCGATAGAAAATCAAAGCCTTCCTTAGGCAAAGTGCATACCAacacagaagaaaaggTCAAACGTGAGATCGCTATCATGAAAAAGTGTGATCATCCGCATGTCGTTAAATTGATTGAAGTTCTAGATGATGCTACgtcaaaaaaaatatatATGGTGCTAGAGTATCTAGAGAAAGGAGAGATCAAATGGTCCAAAAAGGATGATGTTACAGGTGAATTGCGTCCATACCTAAAATTTCATGAAGCAAGGCAAGTCTTCAGGGATGTTGTCAGTGGATTGGAATATCTCCACTACCAAGGTGTCATACACAGAGATATTAAACCAGGAAATCTTCTAGTTTCTAATTCGAACATTGTCAAAATCTCTGACTTTGGAATTTCTTATGCTTCATCCCTTGAATCAAACACAGAGTATGAACTTGCTAAAACAGCCGGAACCCCTGCATTTATGGCTCCTGAACTTTGTTCTACAAATGGCTACAAGACAGACACCAAAGTAACTCACAAAATTGATATTTGGGCGTTGGGTGTTACTCTATACTGTTTGCTGTTTGGCACCCTTCCCTTTTACGGTGATTCAGAGTACTTACTATTTGAAGCTATTAATAAAGAGGAACTCAAGTTTCCGCCAGCTCACAAGTCTTATATGacagatgaagagtttgaaatGAGTCGAGACCTGCTTGAGAGATTGCTGCGAAAAGATCCCGAGAGACGAATAGATATACCAGAGATTAAAAAACACAGGTTTTTCACTTGGGGGCTTTCCAGAATTGATTCCAAGCTGTACAGCAGTAATTTCAACTGCAACAAGAAAATCGCTGTTAGCAATGAAGAAGTGGACGATGCAGTTATTGGCATTCGTAATAGAATCAAACACAAACTTCAGAAGGCTTTGAAGTTGGCGGGATTATCTTCTGTATCTGGTTCCAGCACTGCgtcaaattcttcatctcaGATCAAAGTCACTAGAAAAAGTCAACCTAGGCCTTCTTCTCATATCAAATTCCTATCCATGGAAACATCACAAAACGAACCAGTGCTATCGGAGGTCCAAAAGGAACCCGAGACAATTGTCCCGATCACCTCTTGGCCTCCAGCTTCGCACTACAAGAGAGATTCTATATCAGCTTCAATTTTATCCAAGGAAAGATCTGGATCTATTGACTCTTCATCTACAGCTCCAGTAGAGACTAGAGCTCTAGCTAATGGTGATGTATATGTCGACTGCAATCCTAGAGCAGTTTCGCATTTGTCCGACATTGTCTCCAAGGATATGGAGCGAAGATTAAGTGTGATGAGCAACTCTAATGGGTCAACTCATGGGACAAACAATGCAACACACAGTGAACCAGTTGATATGGTGTTTTCTCGAAGTAATATCCCCACCGATCAAGGAGCCTCGGCGAGCGCAATGAACATACCAGAGTCATCAAGCGACGACTCATTGGACTGTTTTGATGGTTCTCCTTCCTCCTTTCATCCAACTGATAACAATGCCGAGGCTGGCTCATTACATACTGCGTCAAGTAAATCCATTTTGAGTGTTCCGGAGAATTTAAAAGCTTTTGCTTTGGAAAGTTCCCATGGCCGTGGCAAGATTAATAACAAGTTCTCCTTTGGTGAGGACGAATCCTCTTCGCAGTCATCAGATTCAGACTCTAGTGCTCACTCagaatctgaagaagatgatgatgatggtgaGCTGACTTTAGTTCTTGGTCCTAAACGAGATATGCCTCCTTTTTTGAGGCGAAGAATAGCATCCCATGAATCAACTCTACCTACAGTTGGAAACATGCCCAAAGAGCAAGCCATCAAGAATGTGGATCAGGATATTGCCAATGCCTGTTCTCCTGTGCAGTCATCTAGTGATATTCCTCGATCTGAATTGGATCCATTTGTGGTGCTGAATACCGAGAACAATCATGCAGAAGTGCAACAaccttcaaaagaaagaactaCACGAGCACACGTTGTATCACCATTGTCCAAGGACGCTCCATTGTCACCAAAAGCGAACACATCGGCACATCTAGCCCCGAAAATCAGTTACAACCCACGACTCTACAGAAATCATTACAATAAAGAGTTTTTTGTTACCCCGTATCAATCGGATGCTTTTCACTACAATGCAGACGAAAAGAGAAGCAACCAGAATCCCTGCGCTGCAACATCTTCCCACAATGATAATAACGACAGATTCAGATCCAGGAATAATTCCATAACGGTGGGTATTTTACAGCGGGGCAATTCGAAGGATGATAGTATATGA